The following are from one region of the Vitis riparia cultivar Riparia Gloire de Montpellier isolate 1030 chromosome 9, EGFV_Vit.rip_1.0, whole genome shotgun sequence genome:
- the LOC117922018 gene encoding uncharacterized protein LOC117922018: MSAAKPAVPVRDLVEEAKKRFVFLAICVVGLSYLMSLTSSSVWFNLPAAASLIIIIRYLSLDFEMRRKAAAYNSKPSSANTVSQKKSPEGPKIIEKFDWRRKVNSSVVEDAIDQFTRHLVSEWVADLWYSRITPDKEGPEELVQIMNGVLGEISSRARNVNLIDLLTRDLINLICTHLELFRAIQGKIVKKQLGSLSIADRDKELKLVLAAENKLHPALFSAEAEHKVLQHLMDGLIVLTFKPEDLQCSFFRYTVRELLACAVIRPVLNLANPRFINERIESLVISATKANKGGTTAQEASQPKPNGSSRISSDHFSRFLDPSVTGVELVQLKNDQSRTAADKTGKDNVNGTHLSKDPLLSIDARSTRSWGSLPSGPLTGDGRGIQHHRTGGEWGDMLDIVSRRKTQVLAPENFENMWTKGRNYKKKEDRLTEQATQSSLAGKTDAVNNSKGIHNPKEKDGISKVNSPQSSGVMSGCNDQSTTKNLFPRADLNISTRSSDPLYQEDDDNALMRLEEVETGSSSSYTTEDEETNAVTGLDSPVTKVWDGRSNRNLAVSHIRHPLESSEGHMGKKTNKGHVRYQTVPRNHTGRKRSRLSSQKVHVWQEVERTSFLSGDGQDILNSSKGHEKSEDSSDDSETELLGRVNSGAAASSSAPSISKSESRSFSVNTLQNSLLADSFLKLRCEVLGANIVKSGSRTFAVYSISVTDINNNNWSIKRRFRHFEELHRRLKEFPEYNLHLPPKHFLSTGLDMLVIQERCNLLDIYLKKLLQLPTISGSIEVWDFLSVDSQTYIFSNSISIIETLSVDLHCKPAENSNKVLSFVGPLVNPLPSRRAHLGTESKEPPLQTKHNHLVDQGRLTEKGTTYSLVEKPVKECGKPFDDSGSDSDSRVQKNASSMGNLGKKVKGREGDGLLETSEVLSDAENDPSLPTEWVPPSLSVPILDLVDVIFQLQDGGWIRRKAFWVAKQVLQLGMGDAFDDWLIEKIQLLRKGSVIASGIKRVEKILWPDGIFLTKHPKRRRPSVPMSPSQMSPHAQQPAQMCSPKKEDLQKLQEKEHNLVLDELQQQEADRRAKLVYELMIDNPPSAIVGLVGRKEYEQCAKDLYFFLQSSVCLKMLAFDLLELLVLSAFPELDDIFKQLFEERQKFGEFKAN, translated from the exons TGACAAGCTCCTCAGTTTGGTTCAACTTGCCTGCAGCTGCTTCCTTAATTATCATCATCAGGTATTTGTCTCTAGATTTTGAGATGAGAAGGAAAGCAGCAGCATACAATAGCAAACCATCCTCAGCAAATACTGTGTCTCAAAAGAAATCTCCTGAAGGTCCTAAAATTATTGAGAAGTTTGACTGGAGGAGGAAGGTTAATTCCTCTGTTGTTGAGGATGCAATTGATCAGTTCACCAGACATCTGGTTTCTGAGTGGGTGGCTGATCTCTGGTACTCTCGCATAACGCCTGATAAAGAGGGCCCAGAGGAGCTGGTGCAGATCATGAATGGAGTTCTTGGAGAAATTTCATCTCGCGCAAGGAATGTAAATCTCATCGATCTTTTAACAAG GGATCTTATCAATCTCATTTGCACCCACTTGGAGCTTTTCCGTGCAATTCAAGGAAAGATTGTGAAGAAACAGTTGGGATCATTATCTATTGCTGACCGAGATAAGGAACTAAAACTTGTCCTGGCTGCAGAAAACAAATTGCACCCTGCACTATTTTCTGCTGAGGCTGAGCACAAG GTTTTGCAGCATTTGATGGATGGTCTCATTGTTTTAACTTTCAAGCCTGAAGATCTGCAATGCTCTTTCTTCCGTTATACTGTCAGGGAGCTTCTTGCTTGTGCTGTGATTCGACCAGTCTTAAACTTGGCTAATCCAAG GTTTATTAATGAAAGAATTGAATCTTTAGTTATTTCAGCAACCAAGGCTAATAAAGGAGGTACTACAGCTCAAGAGGCATCCCAGCCTAAACCAAATGGGTCGTCAAGGATCTCATCTGATCATTTTTCTCGGTTTCTAGATCCTTCTGTTACAGGTGTTGAACTCGTGCAGTTGAAAAATGACCAATCTAGAACTGCTGCAGATAAAACCGGGAAGGACAATGTGAATGGAACGCATCTTTCAAAGGACCCATTGCTTTCGATTGATGCTCGATCCACTCGTTCATGGGGTTCTTTGCCTTCTGGTCCCCTAACTGGTGATGGAAGGGGTATTCAACATCACCGCACTGGAGGTGAATGGGGTGATATGTTAGATATAGTTTCTCGCAGAAAGACTCAAGTTCTTGCTccagaaaattttgaaaatatgtggacAAAAGGGAGAAACtacaaaaagaaggaagatCGATTAACCGAGCAAGCCACTCAAAGTTCTTTGGCAGGGAAAACTGATGCTGTGAATAACTCAAAGGGGATACATAACCCCAAAGAAAAGGATGGTATAAGCAAGGTTAATTCTCCCCAGAGCAGTGGTGTCATGTCTGGATGTAATGATCAgtcaacaacaaaaaatttgttCCCTCGTGCTGACCTGAATATATCAACTCGCTCTTCAGATCCTCTATATCAAGAAGATGATGATAATGCTCTCATGCGCTTGGAGGAGGTTGAAACCGGGAGCAGTAGTTCCTATACTACTGAAGATGAAGAAACCAACGCTGTGACTGGTCTTGATTCCCCTGTCACCAAGGTTTGGGATGGAAGAAGCAACAGAAATCTCGCGGTTTCTCACATTCGTCATCCACTAGAAAGTTCTGAAGGCCATATGGGAAAAAAGACTAATAAAGGGCATGTTCGTTATCAAACAGTACCTAGAAACCACACTGGCAGGAAAAGGTCTAGATTAAGTAGTCAAAAGGTGCATGTCTGGCAAGAGGTTGAGAGAACAAGCTTCTTGTCCGGAGATGGACAGGATATACTAAATTCTTCTAAAGGACATGAAAAGTCTGAGGATTCTAGTGATGATTCTGAGACAGAACTGTTGGGAAGAGTCAATAGTGGAGCAGCTGCTTCTTCATCTGCACCTTCTATTTCTAAATCTGAAAGCCGTAGTTTTTCTGTTAATACCCTGCAAAATTCATTATTGGCAGATTCTTTTTTGAAGTTGAGATGTGAG GTTTTGGGAGCTAATATTGTGAAAAGTGGCTCTAGAACATTTGCTGTTTATTCAATTTCTGTTACcgatataaataataataactggTCGATCAAAAGAAG GTTCCGACATTTTGAAGAACTGCATCGGCGTCTCAAAGAATTTCCAGAGTATAATCTTCATTTGCCACCAAAGCATTTTCTGTCAACAGGTTTAGACATGCTTGTCATTCAAGAACGGTGTAACTTGCTGGACATATATTTAAAG AAGCTCTTGCAACTTCCCACAATTTCAGGATCAATTGAAGTTTGGGACTTCCTTAGTGTAGATTCTCAG ACATACATCTTCTCAAATTCCATTTCAATCATCGAAACATTGTCAG TTGACCTACATTGCAAGCCAGCAGAAAATAGTAACAAAGTTCTGAGTTTTGTTGGGCCTCTAGTCAATCCTCTACCCTCCAGGAGAGCACATTTAGGGACTGAAAGCAAGGAACCTCCATTGCAGACGAAGCATAATCATCTTGTAGATCAGGGAAGATTGACAGAGAAAGGCACCACATATTCTCTGGTGGAAAAGCCTGTTAAAGAATGTGGAAAGCCATTTGACGATTCAGGCAGTGACTCAGATTCTAGAGTGCAAAAGAATGCATCTTCTATGGGAAACTTGGGAAAGAAAGTTAAAGGAAGAGAAGGTGATGGTTTACTAGAAACATCTGAGGTGCTTTCTGATGCTGAAAATGACCCATCCCTTCCTACAGAG TGGGTTCCACCAAGTCTAAGTGTTCCCATATTAGATTTGGTAGATGTTATTTTCCAGCTTCAAGATGGTGGATGGATCAG GCGGAAGGCTTTCTGGGTGGCCAAACAGGTATTACAACTGGGAATGGGTGATGCTTTTGATGATTGGTTAATTGAGAAAATTCAGCTTCTGCGGAAGGGATCAGTGATTGCTTCAGGGATCAAGAGAGTTGAGAAG ATACTATGGCCTGACGGAATATTCTTAACCAAGCATCCAAAAAGACGAAGACCATCTGTCCCCATGAGCCCATCCCAAATGTCACCTCATGCCCAGCAACCTGCACAAATGTGTTCACCTAAAAAGGAGGATCTCCAGAAACTGCAGGAAAAGGAGCACAACTTGGTATTGGATGAGTTGCAACAACAAGAAGCAGACCGACGTGCAAAGCTCGTATATGAGCTAATGATAG ATAATCCACCATCTGCTATTGTGGGCCTTGTTGGACGCAAGGAGTACGAACAATGTGCTAAGGATCTCTATTTCTTTCTTCAG TCATCTGTTTGTTTGAAGATGCTGGCCTTCGACCTCCTAGAGCTGCTGGTATTGTCAGCATTTCCAGAGTTGGATGACATCTTCAAGCAGTTGTTTGAAGAAAGGCAAAAGTTTGGAGAATTCAAAGCGAATTGA
- the LOC117921554 gene encoding 60S ribosomal protein L37-3-like translates to MGKGTGSFGKRRNKTHTLCVRCGRRSFHLQKSRCAACGFPAARIRKYNWSVKAIRRKTTGTGRMRYLRHVACRFKSNFREGTQAAPRKKGAAASA, encoded by the exons ATG GGAAAAGGAACAGGAAGCTTCGGTAAGAGAAGGAACAAGACTCACACCCTCTGCGTCCGGTGCGGTCGTCGCAGCTTCCATCTGCAGAAGAGCCGATGCGCCGCCTGCGGTTTTCCCGCAGCCCGTATCAGAAA ATATAACTGGAGTGTGAAGGCGATCCGGAGGAAGACAACTGGAACTGGTAGGATGAGGTACCTTCGCCATGTTGCTTGTAGGTTCAAGAGCAACTTCAGAGAAG GTACTCAAGCAGCTCCAAGGAAGAAGGGAGCAGCTGCCTCAGCTTAA
- the LOC117922736 gene encoding LOW QUALITY PROTEIN: ATP-dependent DNA helicase DDX11-like (The sequence of the model RefSeq protein was modified relative to this genomic sequence to represent the inferred CDS: inserted 3 bases in 3 codons), whose protein sequence is MEESEPPKFPAFPYEPYSIQIDFMKALYRSLNTGGVSMLESPTGTGKTLSIICSALQWLVDRKQQLKSEANQTQTPGGGTGSDDEPDWMKNFVANKDPAVEDKMKKKLRFGKEKPDKGRNQGSCRNLLSPNLIEEGIHEKKDSENLGEINGVKLNDEEFLVEDYESEEEEGVGVGKSKRKAGGVSINSSSDEEEEDDNEEDGEGLKIYFCSRTHSQLSQFVKELRKTIFGNEMKVVCLGSRKISCINEEVLKLGNSTRINERCLELQQNKKKEVSKLKNLGSEGRIRRTKASSGCPMLRNHKLQKQFRSEISQQGALDIEDLVHLGRRMGTCPYYGSRSIIPAADLVVLPYQSLLSKSSRESLGLNLKNNIVIIDEAHNLADSLISMYDAKITSLQLEHVHSHIKQYLQRFRNFLGPGNRRYIQTLLVVARAFLQILLNGKDTSLVDPGHDAEKAFGAKSASDSSMAINDFXFSLNIDNINLVKLLHYVKESNIIHKVSGYGDKVANLQKGSALNDGGESNEEGSTLSGFRAFVDMLQSLTNNDGDGKIIISRAKQACSGQQGGYLKYVMLTGEKIFSEIVDQAQAVILAGGTLQPIEETRERLFPRLTSDQFHFFSCSHIIPPESILPVALSHGPXGQSFDFSYSSRSSSIMIEELGLLLCNLVTVVPEGIVVFFSSFDYEGQVYDAWKASGILERIMKKKCVFREPXKNTDVEFVLKEYKEAIDKSSDRNQKEDPVPQNGAILLAVVGGKISEGINFSDGMGRCIVMVGLPYPSPSDIELLERVKYIEGLGVSISSRSTKFSVGNEYYSGDVQVGFDILRSCKHRGKEYYENLCMKAVNQSIGRAIRHINDYAAILLVDARYASDPLKRSFSHPTNKLPQWIKDHLVPVTGKYGEAHRLLHQFFKFNKKRGCQ, encoded by the exons ATGGAAGAAAGTGAACCCCCCAAATTTCCGGCGTTTCCATATGAGCCCTATTCGATTCAGATTGATTTCATGAAAGCCCTTTATCGCTCTCTCAATACGGGTGGTGTTTCTATGCTCGAAAGCCCCACTG GGACTGGCAAAACTCTGAGTATAATTTGCAGTGCTCTGCAATGGCTTGTTGACAGGAAGCAACAACTCAAATCTGAAGCCAATCAGACTCAAACACCTGGAGGTGGAACTGGTTCAGATGATGAACCCGACTGGATGAAAAATTTTGTCGCAAACAAAGATCCTGCAGTGGAGGAcaagatgaagaagaagctaaggTTTGGAAAGGAGAAACCAGATAAGGGAAGAAATCAAGGAAGTTGCAGAAACCTGTTATCACCTAATCTTATAGAGGAAGGTATTCATGAGAAGAAAGATAGTGAGAATCTGGGGGAAATTAATGGGGTGAAATTGAATGATGAAGAGTTCTTGGTGGAAGACTATGAAAGCGAAGAGGAAGAGGGTGTTGGTGTAGGGAAATCAAAGAGGAAGGCTGGTGGGGTTTCTATAAATTCATCAAGtgatgaggaagaggaagatgaCAACGAGGAGGATGGAGAGGGATTGAAGATTTATTTCTGTAGTCGGACCCACTCACAACTGTCGCAGTTTGTGAAGGAGTTAAGAAAGACTATTTTTGGTAATGAGATGAAGGTTGTATGTTTGGGCTCTAGGAAAATTTCCTGCATCAATGAAG AGGTTTTGAAGCTGGGAAACTCTACTCGTATCAACGAACGGTGTTTGGAGCTTCAacagaacaagaaaaaagaagtttCCAAACTTAAG AACTTGGGTTCAGAAGGAAGAATACGTAGGACCAAGGCTTCTTCTGGATGCCCAATGCTTAGAAATCACAAATTACAAAAGCAATTTAGGAGTGAGATTTCACAACAAGGAGCTTTGGATATTGAAGACCTTGTGCACCTTGGAAGAAGGATGGGAACTTGTCCATATTATGGCTCCCGAAGCATCATCCCAGCAGCTGATCTTGTGGTTCTTCCATATCAGTCTCTTCTATCAAAATCATCCCGCGAATCACTTGGTCTGAATTTGAAGAATAACATTGTTATAATAGACGAAGCTCACAATCTAGCCGATTCTCTCATTAGCATGTATGATGCAAAAATCACTTCGTTACAG TTGGAGCATGTGCATTCTCATATAAAGCAGTATCTGCAAAGATTTCGCAATTTTTTAGGACCTGGCAATCGAAGATATATCCAAACATTATTAGTCGTTGCCAGGgcttttcttcaaattcttcttaATGGTAAGGATACAAGTTTGGTTGACCCTGGCCATGATGCTGAAAAAGCTTTTGGAGCGAAAAGTGCCTCTGATTCTTCTATGGCCATTAATGATT TGTTCTCTCTCAATATTGATAACATCAACTTGGTCAAATTGCTACATTATGTAAAGGAAAGCAATATCATCCACAAG GTAAGTGGTTATGGAGATAAAGTGGCTAACTTGCAAAAAGGTTCAGCCCTTAATGATGGTGGAGAAAGTAATGAGGAGGGAAGTACTTTGTCTGGATTTCGGGCATTTGTTGATATGTTGCAGTCACTAACAAATAATGATGGTGATGGAAAGATAATAATCTCAAGGGCAAAACAAGCATGTTCTGGACAACAAGGAGGATATCTAAAATATGTTATGCTCACAGGGGAGAAGATTTTTTCTGAG ATTGTGGATCAAGCACAAGCTGTCATACTGGCAGGAGGAACCCTGCAACCAATTGAGGAGACAAGGGAGCGACTATTCCCACGGTTAACATCTGATCAGTTCCATTTCTTTTCGTGCAGTCACATTATCCCTCCTGAGAGTATTTTGCCTGTTGCTCTTTCTCATGGCC CTGGCCAGTCATTTGATTTTAGTTACAGCTCCAGAAGCTCATCAatcatg ATAGAGGAGCTAGGACTCTTGCTTTGCAATTTGGTGACAGTGGTTCCTGAAGGAATTGTTGTGTTCTTCTCTTCATTTGATTATGAAGGACAGGTCTATGACGCATGGAAGGCTTCAGGCATCCTTGAGAGGATTATGAAGAAGAAGTGTGTATTTAGAGAGC AGAAAAACACAGATGTGGAATTTGTTCTTAAGGAATACAAGGAAGCAATTGATAAATCATCTGACAGGAATCAGAAAGAAGATCCAGTGCCTCAGAATGGTGCTATACTCCTAGCTGTAGTCGGTGGGAAGATATCAGAAGGTATCAACTTCAGCGATGGGATGGGTCGATGCATTGTCATGGTTGGACTGCCCTACCCTAGTCCATCTGACATTGAGTTGTTGGAGAGGGTGAAGTATATTGAAGGCCTGGGAGTCTCAATCTCCAGCCGATCAACAAAGTTTTCAGTTGGTAATGAATATTACAGTGGAGATGTCCAAGTTGGGTTCGACATCCTACGAAGTTGCAAGCATAGAGGAAAAGAATATTATGAAAACCTTTGCATGAAAGCTGTAAATCAATCAATTG GTAGAGCAATTCGGCACATCAATGACTATGCTGCAATTTTGTTGGTTGATGCACGATATGCATCCGATCCTTTGAAAAGAAGTTTCTCTCACCCAACTAACAAGCTCCCACAGTGGATAAAAGATCATCTTGTACCGGTAACTGGTAAATATGGAGAAGCACACAGGCTGCTGCACCAGTTCTTCAAATTCAACAAGAAGAGAGGGTGTCAGTAA
- the LOC117922743 gene encoding uncharacterized protein LOC117922743 — MRLRESIQKTKRFFQITLQNLKAFLFRGYQKLPETPPCNPFSCSSCKNQKKHQLDHLYADFTDQWESDQDRDKRRKMKGIMSSKELAKEEDNCSGNFVKLAKQSPENNKHEKRGIEEIKNMGSSHQGRRVQPSSYLVADGGGFALLQKMKELEMMDAGDVDHALDIEEVLHHYSRLTCPIYLDIVDRFFMEMYREFFLPRAPSLRTNSSSRRLGPLKL; from the coding sequence ATGCGGCTAAGGGAGTCCATCCAAAAGACCAAGCGCTTCTTTCAGATAACCCTCCAAAATCTCAAGGCCTTCCTCTTTAGAGGGTACCAAAAACTACCCGAAACCCCACCCTGCAACCCCTTCTCTTGCAGCAGTTGCAAAAACCAGAAAAAACATCAGCTAGATCATCTCTATGCAGATTTTACTGATCAATGGGAGTCAGACCAAGATAGGgacaaaagaagaaagatgaaGGGTATAATGTCATCAAAAGAGCTGGCGAAGGAAGAAGACAATTGTAGTGGAAACTTTGTGAAGTTGGCAAAGCAGAGTCCTGAGAATAACAAGCATGAAAAGAGAGGAATTGAGGAGATCAAGAACATGGGAAGTTCCCATCAAGGAAGGAGAGTACAGCCATCTTCTTATCTGGTTGCCGATGGAGGGGGCTTTGCCTTATTACAGAAGATGAAAGAACTGGAGATGATGGATGCAGGTGATGTGGATCATGCGTTGGACATAGAAGAGGTGCTCCACCACTATTCTCGCCTTACATGCCCAATTTATCTAGACATTGTCGACAGGTTTTTCATGGAGATGTATCGCGAATTCTTCCTTCCACGAGCACCCTCTCTTCGCACTAACAGTTCAAGTAGGAGGCTTGGCCCACTGAAGTTGTAG
- the LOC117922739 gene encoding putative Peroxidase 48, with translation MIIQMFGVFETHTLRKLSFLVFLLCILISLKNHNAETKNSLQTARLPPPDSSSIFSRRLSLSANFGDSRSLEYDFYRNSCPPAEQIIRTMIRRLYEVRPNVAPALLRLVFHDCFIEGCDASLLLDAVNGVRSEKDSPPNETLKGFDIIDSIKAELEAACPGIVSCADILVLAAREVVVLAGGPFYPLDTGRRDSSRAFADAATYGIPSPDEELRTTLASFASRGFNEKETVSLLGAHSIGVVHCKFFLDRLYNFHGTNRPDPSLDSGFLELMRSRCNSSHRTAPPESPISFNIQPPFSFDGLPLPSFNSSLPSSPEEPGMVMDYDGLRSNFGTLYYRSLLQGRGILYADQQLMAKEGTESWVRAYASENTLFRRDFAITMMKLSNLQVLIAPLGLVRLNCSKVG, from the exons atgataatTCAAATGTTTGGAGTGTTTGAAACACACACATTGAGGAAACTCAGCTTTCTGGTGTTTCTACTCTGCATTTTGATCTCTCTCAAGAACCACAATGCGGAAACTAAGAACAGTTTGCAAACTGCTAGATTGCCTCCACCTGATTCCTCTTCGATTTTCTCTCGACGGTTGTCTCTTTCTGCCAACTTCGGTGATTCTAGATCGCTAGAATATGATTTCTACCGCAACTCATGCCCACCAGCAGAGCAAATCATTCGGACAATGATTCGGCGGTTGTACGAAGTCCGGCCCAATGTCGCTCCTGCACTCTTGCGACTTGTTTTCCATGATTGCTTTATTGAG GGATGTGATGCATCGCTATTGTTGGATGCGGTTAATGGAGTCCGTTCAGAGAAAGATTCTCCCCCTAATGAAACTCTAAAGGGCTTTGATATAATTGACTCCATCAAGGCAGAGCTGGAAGCAGCATGCCCTGGAATTGTTTCCTGTGCTGACATTCTTGTATTGGCTGCCAGAGAAGTTGTTGTTCTG GCTGGTGGCCCATTCTACCCTCTGGATACCGGCAGGAGAGATAGCAGTCGGGCTTTTGCAGATGCAGCAACATATGGGATCCCTTCGCCTGATGAAGAGCTACGAACAACTCTTGCATCTTTTGCATCAAGGGGATTCAATGAGAAGGAGACTGTCAGTCTCTTAG GTGCTCACAGTATTGGAGTGGTTCACTGCAAATTCTTCCTAGACCGTCTTTACAACTTCCATGGGACCAACAGGCCTGACCCATCTTTAGATTCTGGtttccttgagctcatgagatcAAGATGCAATAGCAGCCATAGAACAGCACCACCAGAATCACCAATTTCCTTCAATATTCAACCGCCATTTTCCTTTGATGGCTTACCATTACCTTCCTTTAATAGCTCACTACCTTCCTCCCCTGAGGAGCCAGGCATGGTAATGGACTATGATGGACTGAGATCAAATTTTGGGACACTATATTACCGCAGTCTTTTGCAAGGAAGAGGAATCCTCTATGCTGATCAACAGCTAATGGCTAAGGAGGGAACTGAAAGCTGGGTAAGAGCATATGCTTCAGAAAACACCTTGTTCCGCCGGGACTTTGCCATAACAATGATGAAGCTCTCAAACCTCCAAGTATTGATTGCACCATTGGGTCTTGTTCGGCTCAATTGTTCAAAGGTGGGCTGA
- the LOC117922738 gene encoding kinesin-like protein KIN-13B produces the protein MNALGRQAQRSGASTMHQRQYSDNFIDASSNGRWLQSAGLQHLQSSNASVPSLQDYGYYGGGGGGGGGGGGGGGGQGSRVYRSMQREFGGGNEFYSEPSTPPLNSRSMGQRKTGEEQVSPSEFSPGLLDLHSLDTELLPEIPVHSLYDSTSMYHSVRGRSFDDSEPYIPANKQAGRARGLPENNLLKSFAADKEKASSVAKIKVVVRKRPLNKKELAKNEEDIITIDSNSLTVHETKLKVDLTEYVEKHEFFFDAVLNEEVSNDEVYRETVEPIVPIIFQRTKATCFAYGQTGSGKTFTMKPLPLKASRDILRLMHHTYRNQGFQLFVSFFEIYGGKLFDLLNDRKKLCMREDGKQQVCIVGLQEYRVADVETIKELIEKGSATRSTGTTGANEESSRSHAILQLAIKRSVDGNESKPPRVVGKLSFIDLAGSERGADTTDNDKQTRMEGAEINKSLLALKECIRALDNDQGHIPFRGSKLTEVLRDSFVGDSRTVMISCISPNAGSCEHTLNTLRYADRVKSLSKGGNSKKDILSSTLNLKESTNMPLSSVLPVVTTYEDDMTDTWPDQNERDEFDVSEESYEQEKPSWKNGRLEPYHLSHSEDKFRKANGQTKWKEQPKFDTKISHSDDDLNALLQEEEDLVNAHRKQVEETMNIVREEMNLLVEADQPGNQLDDYVSRLNSILSQKAAGIMQLQAHLAHFQKRLKEHNVLVSSYGQ, from the exons atgaATGCGTTGGGGAGGCAGGCGCAGAGATCTGGTGCATCGACGATGCATCAGAGGCAGTACTCCGACAACTTCATAGATGCTTCGTCTAATGGGAGGTGGCTTCAATCTGCTGGTCTTCAGCACCTCCAGTCCTCCAATGCCTCCGTTCCTTCTCTTCAG GACTATGGGTActatggtggtggtggtggtggaggaggaggaggaggaggaggaggaggggggCAGGGGTCGAGAGTGTATAGGAGTATGCAGAGGGAGTTTGGTGGAGGGAATGAGTTTTACTCAGAGCCATCTACGCCGCCTTTAAATTCGAGGTCGATGGGTCAGAGGAAGACCGGTGAGGAGCAAGTTTCACCTAGTGAGTTCAGTCCTGGACTCCTAGATCTGCATTCTTTGGATACTGAGCTTCTTCCTGAG ATACCAGTTCATAGTCTTTATGATAGCACTTCCATGTATCATTCTGTACGGGGCAGAAGCTTTGATGACTCTGAGCCATACATCCCTGCCAACAAACAGGCTGGCAGAGCTCGTGGTTTGCCAGAAAACAACCTACTGAAAAGTTTTGCTGCTGATAAGGAGAAGGCCAGCTCTGTTGCGAAGATAAAAGTTGTG GTTCGCAAAAGACCATTAAATAAAAAGGAGTTAGCAAAGAATGAGGAGGACATTATAACTATTGATTCCAATTCTCTGACAGTTCATGAGACAAAACTTAAG GTTGATTTGACAGAATATGTGGAgaagcatgaatttttttttgatgcAGTGTTGAATGAGGAGGTTTCAAATGATGAG GTCTATCGTGAGACTGTGGAGCCCATTGttccaataatttttcaacGCACGAAAGCAACTTGCTTTGCATATGGGCAAACAG GGAGTGGAAAAACTTTTACTATGAAACCATTGCCACTTAAGGCGTCTCGGGATATCTTGAGATTGATGCACCACACTTACCGGAACCAAGGTTTTCAGTTGTTTGTAAGCTTCTTTGAAATTTATGGAGGAAAGCTTTTTGATCTCCTCAATGATCGGAA AAAACTTTGCATGAGAGAAGATGGTAAACAGCAAGTTTGCATTGTGGGTTTGCAAGAGTATAGAGTAGCTGATGTGGAGACAATTAAAGAGCTCATTGAGAAAGGAAGTGCAACAAGAAGTACTGGTACAACTGGTGCAAATGAGGAGTCCTCCCGTTCACATGCCATACTTCAGCTTGCTATCAAGAGATCTGTTGATGGCAATGAATCAAAGCCTCCTCGTGTTGTTGGCAAGCTCTCCTTTATAGATCTTGCTGGGAGTGAACGTGGTGCGGATACAACAGATAATGATAAGCAGACAAG AATGGAAGGTGCTGAGATTAATAAAAGTTTGCTTGCATTGAAGGAATGCATAAGAGCACTTGACAATGATCAGGGTCATATTCCTTTTAGAGGCAGTAAACTAACTGAAGTTCTAAGAGATTCATTTGTTGGTGACTCACGTACGGTAATGATTTCATGCATTTCACCCAATGCTGGATCGTGTGAGCATACTCTCAACACCTTAAGATATGCCGACAG GGTGAAGAGCCTCTCCAAAGGCGGCAACTCTAAGAAGGATATATTGTCTTCAACCTTAAACCTAAAGGAATCAACAAACATGCCCCTATCTTCAGTTTTACCTGTTGTAACCACCTATGAAGATGACATGACTGATACATGGCCTGACCAAAATGAAAGAGACGAGTTTGATGTGTCAGAAGAGTCCTATGAGCAAGAGAAACCATCATGGAAGAATGGGAGGCTAGAGCCATACCATCTTTCTCATTCTGAAGACAAATTTAGGAAGGCCAATGGCCAGACAAAATGGAAGGAACAGCCAAAATTTGATACTAAGATCTCCCATTCAGATGATGATTTGAATGCCCTCTTACAG GAAGAGGAAGATCTTGTAAATGCTCACCGGAAACAAGTGGAGGAGACCATGAACATTGTTAGAGAG GAGATGAACCTGTTGGTCGAAGCAGATCAACCCGGGAATCAGCTGGATGACTATGTTTCTAGATTGAATTCAATACTATCCCAGAAGGCTGCTGGAATAATGCAGCTTCAAGCTCATTTGGCTCATTTTCAGAAGCGTCTGAAGGAGCATAATGTTTTAGTGTCTTCATATGGTCAATAA